CTTCCGTCAAATGCCACGGGCTTCAGTTTCAAGAAGTTTTCTCCTCATATACTGGGATTGGTTCTAACCTATCATGTAAACCTAAAGCTCTCCACCAGACAGACTTCTCATGCATTGAAAGAGGTTCACGGTATCGACATTTCCCACACTACTGTTGCCAGTTATGCTATGACCGCGGCTTGTGTCATTAAGCCTTTCGTAGACACCTACGATTATAAACCATCCAACATCCTCTCTGCCGATGAAACCTACATCAAAAAGCTCGGTAAAAAGCATTATGTCTGGATTATCATGGATGCATGTAAAAAGAGCATCCTTGGCTATCAGGTCTCCGATAACCGGAGTGTCGGTCCCTGTATTCTTGCCATGCGCATGGCCTTCGAGAAGTTCAAAGTGTTTCCCTCAAAGCTTCTGAAATTCATTGCTGACGGTTATAGTGCCTATCCTCTGGCAGCCCAGTATATAAAAGCTCAGAAAGGATGGGACTTTGACGTAACACAGGTAATCGGACTTACAAATGATGATGCTGTTTCAACCGAATTCCGTTGGGTCAAACAGGTTGTGGAACGTTTAAATCGTACCTTCAAGATGTCCTACCGCATCACCAATGGTTATAACAGTGATGAGGGTGCCTTGTACGGAGTTTCCCTGTGGGTTGCTTATTACAACTTCCTAAGACCGCATCCCCATAATTACTGGAAACCTTTAAATGAGATAGATGAATTCGAGAAAGTAGGGAACATGCCCGCCAAGTGGATTATCCTCATCCGTTTGGGGCAGCAAAAAATCTTGGAAATGCAGAAATCCTCCGCTGTGTCAGGTAATACCTGTTCCTAGATTAAGGAGCCAGAGGTGGTACCCAGCCACCGGAAGTTTACTTCCGGCTTGACCTTGAATGCAATAAAAAGTAATGCTACAATGCTGTGAATACGACGGTAAGAACTTCCTGTTCCTGAGTTACTTCGCCGTCGGTGAAACCTTCAGAGCATTACTTTTTGTTGCAATCAAGGTTGGCGTAGTCTGCCACTGCATAAATTTCTAGTTAAAATATTTGCTTTTTCAATGTTCAAAGGATCATATTTCTTTACATCAGTTTTTCATACCAAACTTTACACTACCCTCATATTTTGTTCCTGTTTTTTAATATATTGCTTAAAATTCACTTTCATAATCGGATAAGTACATCCTCATTCGATAGTATCAATGTTTAACCTGTGTTTTATTATATTTTGCGCCTAACGACAGGTCACTGTCAACCTTTAGTTAATTTGTCAGAAAATATTGAACTACACAATAATAGGAGCTATAATTAGAGTTGGAAGTAGTATCATGAAATAACTAATTCAATTATAGGAGGCTTCCCATGAAATATTATGTAGATGCAAATGCTTTGAAAGACGGCAATGGTTCCAGCCAGAGGCCATTTCGACGAATTGGCGATGCTGCGAAACTGGCTCTTCCTGGTGATGAAGTATTGGTAGCACCAGGAGTTTACCGCGAATATGTAGATCCCGTAAATGCTGGTACTGAAGATGCTCGCATCACTTATTCCAGTACAACACCTCTAGGTGCAGTAATAACTGGTGCAGAGCAAATCAAAAACTGGAAACATTACAAAGATAATGTCTGGGTATGTCGAGTTGCAAATAGTGTTTTCGGTAATTATAATCCCTATACAACTTTAGTATTTGGAGATTGGTATTTCGCAACACCCAATAAACATACTGGCTGTGTCTATCTCAATGATAAGGCTATGTATGAAGCTACATCGATAGAAGAATGTATCAAGGGCGAAGTTTATGAATGTAGCTGGGTGCCTGAAGAATCTATCTATAAGTGGTATACCGAACAGGATACAGAAGCCGATGAAACCATTATTTATGCTAATTTCCAGGGCCTTGATCCTAATCAGGAAAATGTTGAAATCAATGTCCGCCGCAGATGCTTTATGCCATCAAAGACCGGCATCGGATATCATACAGTAAGTGGATTTAAAATCGAAAAGGCTGCCACCACATGGGCACCACCTGCAGCATTTCAGGACGGTATGATTGGCCCACACTGGAGTAAGGGCTGGATTATCGAAGACTGCGATATTTCAAACAGCAAGTGCGCTGGTATTTCTTTGGGCAAATATCTTGATCCGGACAACGATCATTACTTCACATATAAACATGTAAAGAGCGCTACCCAGATGGAACGGGATGCCGCTTGCCGTGGACAGTATCATGGCTGGCTAAAAGAAAAAATTGGTGGTCATATTATTCGTCGCTGTAATATCCACCATTGTGAGCAAGGTGGTATTATTGGTCGAATGGGTGGTGTGTTTAGCGTCATTGAGGACAACCATATCCATCATATTAATAATATGATGGAACTTGGCGGAGCAGAAATATCCGGTATTAAAATGCATGCAGCTATTGATGTACTCATACGCCGTAACCATATCCATCACTGTACTATGGGTATCTGGTGTGACTGGGAAGCTCAGGGCACACGTATTTCTCAGAACCTGCTTCATGATAACCAGCGGCCAGCCTATGCCAAGAACCTTCCAGGAGGTATGATGTCTCAGGATTTATTTGTAGAAGTCAGCCATGGACCAACACTGATCGATAATAACATCCTGCTCTCAGACGTCAGCCTGCGATTTGCAACACAAGGTGTCGCTATGGTTCACAACCTTATCTGTGGATCATTTACCAGCGTAAGCGATGGTACCACTTGGCGATATACACCATATCACATACCACATCGTACTGAAGTTATGGGATTTATGACCATTCTTCATGGTGACAACCGTTTCTACAACAATATATTCTTCCAGAAGTGGCCATCGGATGACTATGTGACCTATGATGATCAAGATGCTAGTCATGCCTATCATGAAAACAGAGCTGTCGGTACCCACGTTTTCGATGAGTATCTAACCTACGATGAATGGATTGCTCAGTTTGATTTTACAAGGTATCCTAATATGAGAGAATTGGAGCCTGTTCATTTTGGTCATTTACCTATCTGGAGTGAAGGGAATGTATATCTAAACGGTGCGAAACCATGGAAAAAAGAAGTAAATGGTCTGACGAGTGAAAATGTTGGTCAAGAGCTTAAGGTTGAACTGGTGGAAAAAGACGGTCAATATTATCTAAGTACAAATGTATTCGACTATCTCAAGGATTTCAGTAACCGGATGATCCATACCGAACTCCTCGGTAAAGCTTTCGAACCAGAAGAATATTTTGAGAATGCAGATGGTACACCAATTCGCTTTGATGCGGATTACTTTGGAAATCATCGTGGTATTCATGTCGTACCGGGTCCGTTTGCATCACCCTCTGATAGTATGAAATTATAATAAATAAAACCGCTGCAACTTTCCTCCTGTACGAGAATGAAAATTGTAGCGGTTTTCTCTTTCTATGAAGATGCCCTTTAATATATGAAATCGCATATCTTTAACCTGGGAGAATGTACTTTTTGTATGATAGGAGATATATGCAGTCTTCTATTTCAAGGCTTTGGTAACAGCAGTCTTCGTTGCAACGGTTGTCTTTTTGCCGGTTTTCGTACCCGTCTTCGCAACCGGAGTGATCTCTACTATCAAGTATTTACCCACATCAGCTTTTGTCGGTGTATACGTCTTCTTGTTCGCATTCTTGATCTTCTTCTTGTTCTCTCCTTTCGGACTGTCTGCACGATACCACTGGATTGTTGTCTTACCCTCTTTATCTGATTCGGCATCCTGATAGGTATATTTTAAGGTTAACTTACTGCCTACTACTGTTTTACCGGTTATCTTTCCCCCTACTGCCTTTGGGGCTTTGTTCGCTGCCACCTTGACACAGGCTGATACGGTTGAACCCGTAATCTCACCTGATACTGCAACCGGGGTTATCTCAACGATGAGATACTTACCCTGGTCTGCTTTTTTCACCTTATAACTCAATGTGCCTTCGGCTACCAGCTTCTTGTTCTTCCCCTTCTTGTTGTCTGCCCGGTACCAGGAGATCAGGCTCTTGTCTTCCTTGTCCTTTTCTTTATCTTTGTAGTTATAAGCGGCAGTTAATTTTTTGCCATATTCAACTTTTCCTGTTATTTTTAGACCAGAAGCGACCGGTGCTTCGTTTATAATGCTTATCATGGTGAAGGTACTGAACTTACTTACATCAATTTCAATTCCGACCGGGTTACCGTCAGAATCGTATATAATTGTACCACGGTTAAACTCCTGTTCTCCGTCACTATGATTGACATAAACGCCTAAGCCGCTTAAGAACAAATCACGCTGCGTCTCATCCTCCGGGATTTCGATGTCCTTCAGGGAGAAAACCAGCTTTGTCGGATATCCCTGATAAGTCGTCTCTATCCTCAAGGGATTTCCAAGCGCAACAGCCTCGTCGCCTCCGGTAGCAGTCTGCACCACTTTGGCTGTAATAGCATTTTCGACTACAGCTGCCTTCTCATCCTTTTTATCCAAAGGAGTTACCCGGAAAATTAAATCTTTTCCATCTTCTGCAACCGCTTGAACGGTCTCCTTCGGTATATCAATACGAACATTTTCTGTCGTTACTTCAAGAGCAATTTCGTTGACTGAAAGTTTCTTGACTGCCGCTTTTTTAATAATAAAGTTTACTTCATCAGCTTTATTATCCTCAGTTCCGTCCACTTCAATCAGAATCTTATTTTGCTTCTGTTTTAGAACCTTTTGAATTACTTCCTCTGCCTTCGATTGGTCTAT
The nucleotide sequence above comes from Variimorphobacter saccharofermentans. Encoded proteins:
- a CDS encoding IS66 family transposase; translated protein: MDSIILYLINIIQEQYKQICYLLLFICKYIPLKQWAFDDSHSPEYQKFKVDKLPTVYTPATFDYQLYIAYIKHRYGYLIKPIKRRSESDIPKDLVCPRCGAPHDYLYKNNGAKGQFMCKVCEELFNSDNIYNHTIELRCPYCGNILVPKKERKFFRIHKCTNRKCSYYLANKRKLPPDLKPEEKHKYKLHYIYREFTMDFFRMDLHSLPSNATGFSFKKFSPHILGLVLTYHVNLKLSTRQTSHALKEVHGIDISHTTVASYAMTAACVIKPFVDTYDYKPSNILSADETYIKKLGKKHYVWIIMDACKKSILGYQVSDNRSVGPCILAMRMAFEKFKVFPSKLLKFIADGYSAYPLAAQYIKAQKGWDFDVTQVIGLTNDDAVSTEFRWVKQVVERLNRTFKMSYRITNGYNSDEGALYGVSLWVAYYNFLRPHPHNYWKPLNEIDEFEKVGNMPAKWIILIRLGQQKILEMQKSSAVSGNTCS
- a CDS encoding right-handed parallel beta-helix repeat-containing protein encodes the protein MKYYVDANALKDGNGSSQRPFRRIGDAAKLALPGDEVLVAPGVYREYVDPVNAGTEDARITYSSTTPLGAVITGAEQIKNWKHYKDNVWVCRVANSVFGNYNPYTTLVFGDWYFATPNKHTGCVYLNDKAMYEATSIEECIKGEVYECSWVPEESIYKWYTEQDTEADETIIYANFQGLDPNQENVEINVRRRCFMPSKTGIGYHTVSGFKIEKAATTWAPPAAFQDGMIGPHWSKGWIIEDCDISNSKCAGISLGKYLDPDNDHYFTYKHVKSATQMERDAACRGQYHGWLKEKIGGHIIRRCNIHHCEQGGIIGRMGGVFSVIEDNHIHHINNMMELGGAEISGIKMHAAIDVLIRRNHIHHCTMGIWCDWEAQGTRISQNLLHDNQRPAYAKNLPGGMMSQDLFVEVSHGPTLIDNNILLSDVSLRFATQGVAMVHNLICGSFTSVSDGTTWRYTPYHIPHRTEVMGFMTILHGDNRFYNNIFFQKWPSDDYVTYDDQDASHAYHENRAVGTHVFDEYLTYDEWIAQFDFTRYPNMRELEPVHFGHLPIWSEGNVYLNGAKPWKKEVNGLTSENVGQELKVELVEKDGQYYLSTNVFDYLKDFSNRMIHTELLGKAFEPEEYFENADGTPIRFDADYFGNHRGIHVVPGPFASPSDSMKL